From the Priestia koreensis genome, one window contains:
- a CDS encoding S-layer homology domain-containing protein — protein sequence MRLKRQGWVWLGCAVVSLQACFVGLAPEAQAAVPSNMQVSPGVTYTQKQSTINSYPQTVRALEINTQDTYTGIDVSVPSPLNKVVTTSKQAIADSRDGHRVVGAVNGGFFDMVGSRLPMYLISYNNQIVNSGIIASSKQDYVNIPVAFGMTKDNKPQIDSFNLQMAYTHNGTKYDITGINKIRNYDDLILYTPEYGTATNSNKFGLEVVLTGASKNKNLSFGDTITATVQKQLVYGESAAIPADGLVLSANGTSMPQLKNLKPGDNVSISLGIDDKWKNSKFMLASGPMLVNNGKVDVSMDLTSDRATQRTARTAVAIDKTMTKVFFVTVDSRQTDSKGMSMKEFAQYLVNMGAYKALNFDGGGSTAMVVRNNGDLNAALVNKPSDGHERAVSTTLQVISSAPVGQPSVLSANVSASAKVAVGATVNAKLNYVLDQYYSPLSIDNTKFSVVSNAWGTGSGQMFTAQKAGSGYITVAYGNATKNLPITIVDQVDKLAVSPASITMTTPKNQTLSVKAYDESGKEIIFNPQTITWNVSNNLGTVSKDGVFQPSGTEGSGEITATYGNTVTKIPVTIGTPALPSKPVVLDAFESIAGWTTQNTRAASTLSLSTSPSPNMEGKSSAHLHYDFDAAQNGTAASYLVPAAPLKIEQSPQQLGMWVYGDGNKHWLRGSLSDQSGQSYTVNFTEAGGLDWKGWKYVKASVPTSITGPVQLQQLYVTEPESSKQGSGDLYFDKLKAIYGTDDEPVMRDIPTSHPYATAIQQLMAENVIAGYDDGEFKPSKNLTRLDAALLLVRALNLDVTNVGDVEYTDVPKTYRFYPYIAAITKAGVMNGKANSLFDPNSNLKRAEMAVILQKAFKLSGTTTNTFSDVRPGSFGESAIQALIASNITVGYTDGTFRPGESVTRGQYSLFLYRALVQH from the coding sequence TTGCGTTTGAAAAGGCAAGGTTGGGTTTGGTTAGGTTGTGCTGTTGTGTCGTTGCAAGCGTGTTTTGTGGGATTAGCGCCAGAAGCTCAGGCAGCGGTTCCTTCGAACATGCAGGTGTCTCCAGGGGTTACTTATACCCAGAAACAAAGTACCATTAATTCCTATCCTCAAACGGTTCGTGCACTGGAAATCAACACGCAGGATACGTACACAGGAATTGATGTGAGTGTGCCATCACCGCTAAATAAAGTAGTGACGACGTCCAAGCAAGCGATCGCGGATAGTCGTGATGGACATCGTGTCGTTGGAGCAGTTAATGGTGGCTTTTTTGATATGGTTGGTTCGCGCCTGCCGATGTATTTGATTTCGTATAATAATCAAATTGTGAATTCAGGTATTATCGCAAGCAGTAAGCAGGATTATGTGAATATTCCGGTCGCGTTTGGAATGACGAAGGATAATAAACCGCAAATTGATTCGTTTAACCTTCAGATGGCATATACGCATAATGGAACGAAATATGATATTACAGGTATTAATAAAATCCGAAACTATGATGATCTCATTTTATATACGCCTGAGTACGGAACGGCGACAAATTCCAATAAATTCGGATTGGAGGTTGTGTTAACAGGCGCTTCAAAAAATAAAAACTTGTCATTTGGTGACACGATTACAGCAACTGTGCAAAAACAGCTTGTTTACGGAGAGTCAGCTGCTATTCCAGCAGATGGACTTGTTTTATCAGCAAACGGTACAAGCATGCCGCAGCTTAAAAACTTAAAGCCCGGAGACAACGTATCCATCTCTCTAGGAATCGATGATAAGTGGAAAAACTCTAAGTTTATGCTTGCGAGTGGTCCTATGCTTGTGAATAACGGCAAAGTGGACGTTAGCATGGATTTAACGAGTGACCGTGCCACACAGCGTACTGCACGTACAGCGGTCGCAATTGATAAAACGATGACAAAGGTTTTCTTTGTAACGGTTGATTCAAGACAAACCGATAGTAAGGGTATGTCCATGAAAGAGTTTGCGCAATATTTGGTCAATATGGGTGCGTATAAGGCGCTTAACTTTGACGGCGGTGGCTCAACAGCAATGGTTGTTCGTAACAACGGGGATTTAAATGCTGCGCTTGTTAACAAGCCATCAGATGGCCATGAGCGCGCTGTTTCTACGACTCTTCAAGTCATTTCGTCTGCACCTGTTGGACAGCCGAGCGTTTTATCGGCAAATGTGAGCGCTTCTGCAAAGGTAGCAGTAGGGGCAACTGTGAATGCGAAGCTTAATTACGTATTAGATCAGTACTATAGCCCGTTAAGCATCGATAATACGAAGTTCTCCGTTGTATCAAACGCATGGGGAACAGGTAGCGGCCAGATGTTTACGGCGCAAAAAGCGGGTTCCGGCTATATCACAGTTGCATACGGAAATGCGACAAAGAATTTGCCAATCACCATTGTTGATCAGGTAGACAAACTAGCTGTTTCGCCTGCTTCTATTACGATGACAACGCCTAAAAATCAAACGCTGAGCGTAAAAGCGTATGATGAAAGTGGAAAAGAAATCATCTTTAATCCACAGACGATTACATGGAACGTATCAAACAATCTTGGAACAGTTTCAAAAGACGGTGTTTTCCAACCGAGTGGTACAGAAGGTAGCGGAGAAATTACCGCAACATACGGAAATACGGTGACAAAAATTCCGGTTACCATTGGAACGCCTGCACTACCGAGCAAGCCAGTTGTGCTCGACGCGTTTGAATCTATAGCAGGGTGGACAACACAAAACACTCGTGCGGCGTCAACGCTGTCTCTTAGCACATCACCGTCTCCAAATATGGAAGGAAAGAGCTCCGCTCATTTACACTATGATTTCGATGCCGCTCAAAACGGGACAGCCGCTTCTTATCTCGTACCAGCCGCTCCGTTAAAAATAGAGCAGTCACCACAGCAGCTTGGCATGTGGGTATATGGCGATGGCAATAAACATTGGCTACGTGGATCGCTTAGTGATCAGAGTGGACAAAGCTATACGGTGAACTTTACGGAAGCTGGCGGACTAGATTGGAAGGGATGGAAGTATGTAAAAGCTTCCGTACCAACAAGTATTACAGGACCTGTTCAGTTGCAACAGCTATACGTAACGGAACCAGAATCCTCTAAACAAGGCAGCGGTGACCTTTACTTTGATAAACTAAAAGCCATCTACGGAACGGATGATGAGCCTGTTATGCGTGATATTCCAACTTCTCACCCGTATGCAACAGCCATTCAACAATTAATGGCTGAAAATGTTATCGCAGGATACGATGATGGAGAGTTTAAGCCATCTAAAAATTTAACGCGTCTTGATGCGGCACTTTTACTTGTGCGTGCATTGAATCTTGATGTGACAAACGTAGGTGACGTGGAGTATACAGACGTTCCAAAAACATATCGTTTCTATCCATACATCGCAGCGATTACAAAAGCGGGCGTCATGAACGGAAAGGCAAACAGCTTATTTGATCCAAACAGTAACCTAAAACGTGCTGAAATGGCCGTTATTTTACAAAAAGCGTTTAAGCTTAGTGGTACAACGACAAATACGTTTAGCGACGTACGACCAGGAAGCTTTGGAGAAAGTGCAATTCAAGCTTTAATCGC
- a CDS encoding glycoside hydrolase family 3 N-terminal domain-containing protein — translation MNKKQLVLLSAIITIVLALGAGTWLWKTVQKPEQNVATQNAETKKREKPGSSKLTKEETKKKQVVRQEVNQLPTVDDKVKKLVSSMSLEEKVGQIMMVGFYGTEPSSSVTDMIENKHIGNIILFSRNMKSPKQVANLNNDLQRLAQKQPYQLPFMIGVDQEGGDILRMQEKVSPIPSQQALGDVATAKQVYDVAKLNATELQAMGFNTNFAPVLDISDRDKRSFGSDAKKTYEYGKQVVKGLNDTNITGVVKHFPGNGRTNVDPHKDTSAVGANQEELEDSDIYPFKQMINEVDPDDFFVLVTHVKYPAYDAKKPASLSPVIMQTLLRDKLGYKGIVVTDDLEMGAVNKYYTYKDMGKEALAAGADLLLVCHEYDHQLDVYNGIVEGVKSGEIPESRLNEAVTRVLTHKMKKLPTFTFVDESKVNDIVGSAEHKKVIGNILGQ, via the coding sequence ATGAATAAAAAACAACTAGTACTTTTATCTGCAATTATTACGATCGTTTTAGCGTTAGGGGCAGGGACGTGGCTGTGGAAAACGGTTCAAAAGCCTGAACAAAACGTGGCGACACAAAATGCTGAAACGAAAAAACGGGAAAAGCCAGGCTCTTCAAAGCTTACAAAAGAAGAAACAAAAAAGAAACAGGTGGTTCGACAAGAAGTAAATCAATTACCGACGGTCGATGACAAGGTCAAAAAGCTAGTTAGCTCGATGTCACTTGAAGAAAAAGTCGGCCAAATTATGATGGTTGGGTTCTACGGAACAGAACCGAGCTCGTCCGTCACAGACATGATCGAAAACAAGCATATTGGCAACATTATTTTATTTAGTCGCAACATGAAGTCACCAAAGCAAGTGGCTAATCTAAATAACGATCTACAGCGACTTGCTCAAAAACAGCCCTATCAACTGCCGTTTATGATTGGCGTGGACCAAGAGGGAGGCGATATTCTTCGTATGCAGGAGAAGGTATCACCTATTCCTTCTCAGCAAGCGCTTGGCGATGTAGCAACGGCTAAGCAAGTGTATGATGTTGCGAAGCTTAATGCTACAGAGCTTCAAGCAATGGGCTTCAACACCAACTTTGCCCCTGTACTCGACATATCTGATAGGGACAAACGCTCCTTTGGAAGCGATGCGAAAAAAACCTATGAGTATGGTAAGCAGGTTGTAAAAGGACTAAATGATACAAACATTACCGGTGTCGTTAAGCACTTTCCAGGGAACGGCCGCACGAATGTCGATCCCCATAAGGATACGTCAGCAGTAGGGGCCAATCAGGAGGAGCTAGAGGATTCGGACATTTATCCGTTTAAGCAGATGATTAATGAGGTAGATCCTGATGATTTCTTTGTCCTTGTGACACATGTTAAATATCCGGCGTATGATGCTAAAAAACCAGCGAGTTTGTCACCGGTCATTATGCAAACATTATTGCGTGATAAGCTCGGTTATAAAGGAATTGTTGTTACGGACGATTTGGAAATGGGCGCCGTCAACAAATACTACACGTACAAAGATATGGGAAAAGAAGCGCTAGCAGCTGGTGCTGATTTATTACTCGTTTGTCATGAATATGACCATCAGCTAGACGTATACAACGGAATCGTAGAAGGTGTAAAATCGGGCGAAATCCCAGAAAGCCGCCTGAACGAAGCCGTAACGCGCGTCTTAACGCATAAGATGAAAAAACTTCCGACCTTCACCTTTGTGGATGAATCCAAAGTAAACGACATCGTTGGAAGTGCGGAGCATAAGAAAGTAATTGGGAATATTTTAGGACAGTAA
- a CDS encoding REP-associated tyrosine transposase has product MKTIARKPRIWYPGSIYHVTCRGNRREAIFYREEDYEYFLYLVDETKRKWPFELHAYCLMTNHVHLLVQTDHHPQYMMKMLESQYAVYFNKKYRYEGHLFQGRYKSEIITDRNYFLTVSRYIHLNPVKAKMVARPYEYPWSSYASYIYPTDCPRITTDRLLSCLPHPPRAFYQYYVEVSKKDIESYLKQTFD; this is encoded by the coding sequence GTGAAGACAATCGCAAGAAAACCGCGAATTTGGTATCCGGGTTCTATTTATCATGTGACTTGTCGAGGAAATCGACGCGAAGCGATCTTTTATCGGGAGGAGGACTATGAATACTTTCTATACTTAGTTGACGAAACAAAGCGCAAGTGGCCCTTTGAGCTACATGCATATTGTCTCATGACCAATCATGTCCATTTACTTGTGCAAACCGACCATCATCCTCAATATATGATGAAGATGCTTGAATCGCAGTATGCCGTTTACTTTAATAAGAAGTACCGCTACGAAGGCCATCTGTTTCAAGGGCGCTACAAAAGTGAAATTATTACGGACCGAAACTATTTTCTAACCGTTAGCCGTTACATTCACCTTAATCCTGTCAAAGCAAAAATGGTTGCTCGTCCATACGAATATCCTTGGAGTAGCTATGCCTCTTACATTTACCCTACCGACTGCCCTCGAATTACGACAGACCGACTATTGTCCTGTCTCCCTCATCCACCGCGTGCATTCTACCAATATTATGTAGAAGTAAGTAAAAAAGATATAGAAAGTTATCTTAAACAAACGTTTGATTAA